In Silene latifolia isolate original U9 population chromosome 3, ASM4854445v1, whole genome shotgun sequence, a single window of DNA contains:
- the LOC141648697 gene encoding uncharacterized protein LOC141648697, with amino-acid sequence MDWGCPVFSSWDALATDVVALVGILEDYLYDDDDLLDDEDALAECSFNSINSSNSFIKKIGYLDVNNAKCTTSSKDSGSSKRKKRCTVLIVPFESFLIQEVGSRGTKRKNFAEELNFFSSSNGIKILAICDTKSTSKPEPHLLNIFGFNNCDFIPSVGLSGAQPAEKPEFWNEFQNFILSLDLPFLLLGDLNEIKSPTEKEGGAKISLFLEIFSLGDKKKTGSENVFEILDRAIASSNWMSFYPNMEFIHHAFTSSDHCPISVKFHNQNLVYKKAPPFRFELVWTLRNDFSKMVKSCWQYQFQGSYMYCLSQKYKFLKQKAKKWNESTFGNIFRQLSIAEKKLENIQNQLGTSHIADLENAQLRWLKKRDALLDYKRVYWQQKTRINKANFGDNNTKFFQSYATIRRSRNGIKQFFNKNGACITDKDLIKQEISDEFKIRFTKNQSCIFDKDEDFKSIKGLISTEDNNFLTSKLLKEVNHTFIALIPKIDNPQTANHFRPISLCSTVYKIISKIIATRLRSVLHKIIHPFQGAFTPNHFIQDNILLAHEIFNSFKRKKGKAGWIAIKLDMEKAYDRLEWNFIEETFKQMGFNHKWISWIMECIKTTSFSVLVNGTPGDVFRPTRGIRQGDPLSPYIFIMCAELLARSLKNNSDMSSTDIGIRIGPGMGKIPFLTFADDTIIFAKATKQSCKTIKSILDKFCTISGQSVNFNKSTFQCTKNIDRSLRESFRGILQMNEEAHLGKYLGCPIIDNRVTKNTFENIVQSSCTQLSKWKANSLSQAGRLVLVNANLASKGTF; translated from the exons ATGGATTg GGGTTGTCCCGTTTTCTCTTCTTGGGATGCCTTGGCTACAGATGTGGTAGCTCTTGTTGGTATTCTGGAAGATTATTTGTATGACGATGATGACTTACTTGATGACGAGGATGCATTGGCTGAATGCTCCTTCAACTCTATTAATTCATCCAACTCTTTTATCAAGAAGATTGGCTACCTTGATGTGAATAATGCCAAGTGCACTACTTCATCCAAAGATTCGGGGTCATCCAAGAGAAAG AAGCGATGTACTGTATTGATTGTGCCCTTCGAGTCTTTTCTTATCCAAGAAGTTGGGTCCAG GGGCACTAAAAGGAAAAATTTTGCCGAAGAACTTAATTTCTTTAGCTCGTCTAATGGAATTAAAATCTTAGCCATTTGTGACACCAAATCAACCTCTAAGCCTGAACCTCATTTACTAAATATATTTGGGTTTAATAATTGCGACTTTATTCCTAGTGTAGGACTATCGGGTG CTCAACCAGCTGAAAAGCCGGAGTTTTGGAACGAGTTTCAAAATTTTATCCTTAGTCTTGATTTGCCCTTTTTACTTCTAGGGGATCTTAATGAGATTAAAAGTCCTACCGAAAAAGAAGGAGGTGCTAAG ATCTCCCTTTTTCTGGAAATTTTTTCACTTGGAGACAAAAAGAAAACTGGTTCGGAAAATGTTTTTGAAATCCTTGATAGAGCCATAGCCTCTTCTAATTGGATGAGTTTTTACCCAAATATGGAGTTTATTCACCATGCTTTCACTAGTTCTGACCATTGTCCGATCTCTGTAAAATTTCATAATCAAAACCTCGTTTACAAAAAAGCCCCCCCATTCCGGTTTGAACTTGTGTGGACTCTCCGGAATGATTTCAGTAAGATGGTCAAAAGCTGTTGGCAATATCAGTTTCAAGGATCGTACATGTACTGTTTGTCTCAAAAATataaatttttaaaacaaaaggcTAAGAAATGGAACGAGTCTACTTTTGGTAACATCTTTAGACAACTTTCAATTGccgaaaaaaaattagaaaatattCAAAATCAACTAGGCACTTCTCACATTGCCGATTTAGAAAACGCGCAACTGAGATGGCTGAAAAAGCGTGACGCTCTTCTTGATTATAAACGTGTCTATTGGCAACAAAAAACTCGCATAAACAAAGCAAACTTTGGAGATAACAATACCAAATTTTTTCAAAGCTATGCCACGATTAGACGTAGTAGAAATGGGATCAAACAATTTTTTAATAAAAATGGTGCGTGTATTACCGATAAAGACCTTATTAAACAAGAAATATCAGATGAATTTAAAATTAGGTTTACAAAAAACCAATCTTGTATTTTCGATAAGGATGAAGATTTTAAGTCTATTAAGGGTTTAATCTCAACTGAAGATAACAATTTTCTTACGA GTAAATTACTAAAAGAAGTAAACCATACTTTCATAGCATTGATTCCGAAGATTGATAATCCTCAAACAGCAAACCATTTCCGCCCTATTAGTCTGTGTTCAACAGTTTATAAGATAATCTCAAAAATCATAGCTACCCGACTTCGCAGTGTCTTACATAAGATTATCCACCCTTTTCAAGGTGCTTTTACACCTAATCATTTCATTCAAGATAATATCCTTTTAGCACATGAGATTTTTAACTCTTTTAAACGTAAAAAAGGTAAAGCAGGTTGGATTGCAATTAAACTTGATATGGAAAAAGCGTACGATCGACTAGAATGGAACTTTATTGAGGAAACCTTCAAACAGATGGGTTTTAATCATAAGTGGATCTCATGGATCATGGAATGTATTAAAACTACGTCCTTCTCGGTGTTAGTAAATGGAACACCAGGAGACGTCTTTAGGCCCACCCGAGGTATTCGTCAAGGAGACCCGCTTTCGCCGTATATCTTCATTATGTGCGCCGAACTTCTTGCAAGATCTTTAAAAAATAATAGTGACATGAGCTCTACTGATATTGGCATTCGAATTGGACCCGGGATGGGAAAAATTCCATTTCTCACCTTTGCGGATGATACTATTATTTTTGCAAAAGCCACTAAACAAAGTTGCAAGACCATTAAGTCTATTTTAGACAAATTCTGCACGATTTCAGGACAGTCTGTTAATTTTAACAAATCTACCTTTCAATGCACTAAAAATATTGATCGTTCTCTTCGTGAATCATTTAGGGGTATTCTCCAGATGAACGAGGAAGCCCACTTAGGGAAGTACTTAGGATGCCCTATTATTGATAACAGAGTGACTAAAAATACTTTTGAAAACATTGTTCAATCTTCTTGTACACAATTATCCAAATGGAAAGCGAACTCTTTATCCCAAGCGGGTAGACTAGTCCTGGTTAATGCTAATCTAGCCTCGAAGGGAACTTTTTAA
- the LOC141648698 gene encoding uncharacterized protein LOC141648698, which translates to MRGEWNGLKALFLLDCPYAYYVHCFAHRLQLALVAASREVSSVHQFFSNLTFIINVIKSSPKRHNELQANKATEIEDLLSSGQLETGRGVNQIGTLKRAGDTRWSSHLQSINNLLNMFDATISVLERIMVDKSCTSNQRGDADVALNLMISYEFVFIAHLMKELLGITDVLCQALQKKSQDIVNAVKLVSTTKSLIQNLREERWESFLEEVNLFCQKHDILVPQMDAMYIARRGRAHHQQDQITVERHFRIDIFYIAIDKQSHELDNRFSDRALELLTFTSMLEPKDGFKNLERDQIYTLVEKFYPSNFTSQELIHLGYQLQHFICEVQNDDKLRNMSTLQELCQYLAETGKSDVYFLFDRLIRLVLTLPVSTATTERAFSAMKIMKTRLRSKMEDKFFADSLVIYIEREIAKSFSLETIIDDFKSVKDRRVLFDL; encoded by the coding sequence ATGAGAGGAGAATGGAATGGCCTTAAAGCTTTATTTCTACTTGATTGTCCATATGCTTACTATGTCCATTGTTTTGCTCATCGTTTGCAACTCGCATTGGTTGCTGCATCTAGAGAGGTAAGTTCAGTTCATCAATTTTTTTCGAATTTAACTTTTATCATCAATGTTATTAAGTCCTCTCCAAAACGGCATAATGAGTTGCAAGCAAATAAAGCGACTGAAATTGAAGATCTCTTATCAAGTGGTCAACTTGAAACTGGTCGAGGTGTTAATCAAATTGGTACATTGAAACGAGCCGGTGACACTCGTTGGAGCTCACATCTTCAATCAATTAACAACTTGCTTAATATGTTTGATGCAACAATATCAGTCTTAGAGCGCATTATGGTTGATAAATCATGCACTTCTAATCAACGTGGAGATGCCGATGTTGCTTTAAATCTTATGATTTCCTATGAGTTTGTGTTCATTGCACATTTAATGAAAGAATTGTTGGGAATTACAGATGTTCTTTGTCAAGCATTGCAAAAAAAATCTCAAGACATTGTTAATGCTGTGAAATTAGTTTCAACGACAAAGTCTCTCATTCAAAATTTGAGAGAAGAACGATGGGAAAGCTTTCTAGAGGAGGTGAATCTATTTTGTCAAAAACAtgatattttggtacctcaaatggatGCAATGTATATAGCTCGTAGAGGTCGAGCTCATCATCAACAAGATCAAATAACAGTGGAGCGTCACTTTCGCATTGACATTTTTTATATTGCAATTGATAAACAGTCACATGAATTGGATAACAGGTTCAGCGATAGAGCATTGGAATTGCTAACATTTACATCAATGTTGGAACCTAAGGATGGATTTAAAAATTTGGAACGTGATCAAATTTacacccttgtggagaagttttaTCCATCAAATTTTACATCACAAGAGCTGATTCATTTGGGATATCAATTGCAACATTTTATTTGTGAAGTTCAAAATGATGATAAATTGAGAAATATGTCAACTCTTCAAGAGCTTTGTCAGTACCTGGCTGAGACAGGAAAGTCAGATGTGTATTTTCTTTTTGATAGATTAATACGACTTGTTTTGACTCTTCCTGTTTCTACCGCAACAACTGAAAGAGCGTTTTCTGCAATGAAGATCATGAAGACAAGACTACGCAGCAAGATGGAAGATAAATTTTTTGCGGATAGCCTGGTTATTTATATTGAGAGGGAAATTGCAAAATCTTTTAGTTTAGAGACTATTATTGACGATTTTAAATCTGTCAAAGACCGTCGAGTATTGTTTGATTTGTAG